A single window of Amphiura filiformis chromosome 17, Afil_fr2py, whole genome shotgun sequence DNA harbors:
- the LOC140138049 gene encoding phytanoyl-CoA dioxygenase domain-containing protein 1-like isoform X1: MATAEEIAKFNKDGYLICDNFLDADEVATLRKQCQHIVEDMNPKEHAPTVFSTIKQTDNDYFMNSGDNISFFFEAGAVNDKGELLVEKHKSLNKIGHALHELDPEFKRVTYKKKIHDICRGLSFKKPVIVQSMYIFKQPGIGGIVTPHQDATFLHTDPLKLTGFWIALEDCTLKNGCLQFVPGSHKDELVTQMVRNDDGKGVHFIKPADLVKEKYGDRFIPAEVKAGTLVVIDAKSVHMSEPNKSEKSRHIYTFHIAESQDTVWSKRNWLQPTEALPFPELYAGKEQ; encoded by the exons ATGGCGACAGCAGAAGAAATCGCTAAG TTCAATAAAGATGGGTACCTCATATGTGACAACTTCTTGGATGCAGATGAGGTTGCAACCCTTCGTAAACAATGCCAGCACATAGTGGAAGACATGAACCCAAAAGAACATGCACCAACTGTGTTCTCAACCATCAAACAG ACTGacaatgactatttcatgaacagTGGTGATAATATCAGCTTTTTCTTTGAAGCAGGTGCCGTCAATGACAAGG GCGAGCTATTGGTGGAAAAACACAAGTCACTAAACAAGATAGGACATGCATTGCATGAGTTGGACCCAGAATTTAAGAGAGTTACTTACAAGAAGAAGATCCAT GATATCTGCAGAGGCCTTAGTTTCAAGAAACCAGTGATTGTACAAAGCATGTACATCTTCAAGCAGCCAGGAATAGGAGGCATTG TGACTCCACATCAAGATGCCACATTCCTACACACAGATCCTCTCAAACTTACGGGCTTCTGGATTGCACTAGAAGATTGTACACTTAAAAATGGCTGCCTCCAATTTGTTCCTGGTTCACATAAAG ATGAACTAGTTACCCAGATGGTTCGTAACGATGATGGTAAAGGGGTTCACTTCATCAAACCAGCAGATTTGGTGAAAGAGAAATATGGAGATCGCTTCATCCCAGCAGAAGTCAAAGCAG GTACATTAGTTGTAATTGATGCTAAATCAGTTCATATGAGCGAACCAAATAAGTCTGAGAAATCTCGACATATCTACACATTTCACATAGCAGAGAGTCAGGATACAGTATGGAGCAAACGGAACTG GTTACAGCCAACAGAGGCCTTACCATTTCCTGAGCTGTATGCTGGTAAAGAACAGTGA
- the LOC140138049 gene encoding phytanoyl-CoA dioxygenase domain-containing protein 1-like isoform X2 — MATAEEIAKFDRDGYLILDGFLSQKEVDTLRNQCRQIVEDMDPKQHAITVFSPHHRTDNDYFMNSGDNISFFFEAGAVNDKGELLVEKHKSLNKIGHALHELDPEFKRVTYKKKIHDICRGLSFKKPVIVQSMYIFKQPGIGGIVTPHQDATFLHTDPLKLTGFWIALEDCTLKNGCLQFVPGSHKDELVTQMVRNDDGKGVHFIKPADLVKEKYGDRFIPAEVKAGTLVVIDAKSVHMSEPNKSEKSRHIYTFHIAESQDTVWSKRNWLQPTEALPFPELYAGKEQ; from the exons ATGGCGACAGCAGAAGAAATCGCTAAG TTTGATAGAGATGGCTATCTCATCCTGGACGGTTTTCTCTCCCAGAAAGAAGTTGACACATTGCGTAATCAGTGCCGACAGATCGTGGAGGATATGGACCCCAAACAGCATGCGATAACTGTGTTTTCTCCTCATCATAGG ACTGacaatgactatttcatgaacagTGGTGATAATATCAGCTTTTTCTTTGAAGCAGGTGCCGTCAATGACAAGG GCGAGCTATTGGTGGAAAAACACAAGTCACTAAACAAGATAGGACATGCATTGCATGAGTTGGACCCAGAATTTAAGAGAGTTACTTACAAGAAGAAGATCCAT GATATCTGCAGAGGCCTTAGTTTCAAGAAACCAGTGATTGTACAAAGCATGTACATCTTCAAGCAGCCAGGAATAGGAGGCATTG TGACTCCACATCAAGATGCCACATTCCTACACACAGATCCTCTCAAACTTACGGGCTTCTGGATTGCACTAGAAGATTGTACACTTAAAAATGGCTGCCTCCAATTTGTTCCTGGTTCACATAAAG ATGAACTAGTTACCCAGATGGTTCGTAACGATGATGGTAAAGGGGTTCACTTCATCAAACCAGCAGATTTGGTGAAAGAGAAATATGGAGATCGCTTCATCCCAGCAGAAGTCAAAGCAG GTACATTAGTTGTAATTGATGCTAAATCAGTTCATATGAGCGAACCAAATAAGTCTGAGAAATCTCGACATATCTACACATTTCACATAGCAGAGAGTCAGGATACAGTATGGAGCAAACGGAACTG GTTACAGCCAACAGAGGCCTTACCATTTCCTGAGCTGTATGCTGGTAAAGAACAGTGA